One region of Hemiscyllium ocellatum isolate sHemOce1 chromosome 4, sHemOce1.pat.X.cur, whole genome shotgun sequence genomic DNA includes:
- the LOC132811892 gene encoding inhibin beta A chain-like has product MPGFDLLTGVVLLLAASWVRASPTVAAQDAARSECPSCSLPTLQGDPAAADTQLVEAVKRHILNMLHLKSRPNITHPVPKAALLNALKKLHVGRVREDGRVEIEEDWSSKSVLNEPEQASEIISFAEAGPSQDVLHFQIAKEEEGDLSLVEQANIWLYLKLSNKSNRSRSKVTLRLSQEGEGGKAVSEKQVDIKRSGWHTLPVSRTVQTVLASQDRSLMLKVSCDLCQEAGVSPVLMEPADKEESHRPFLMLLVRESAAHTHRIRKRGLECDGKVNICCRKQFYVNFRDIGWSDWIIAPPGYYGNYCEGECPSHIAGTSGSSLSFHSAVINHYRIRGYSPFNNIKSCCVPTKLRAMSMLYYDDGHNIVKKDIQNMIVEECGCS; this is encoded by the exons ATGCCTGGCTTTGACCTGCTGACTGGGGTGGTACTGCTGCTGGCTGCGAGCTGGGTGAGGGCATCCCCCACGGTCGCCGCCCAGGACGCGGCACGCTCGGAGTGCCCGAGCTGCTCGCTCCCCACGCTGCAGGGGGACCCGGCCGCCGCTGACACTCAGCTGGTGGAAGCCGTGAAAAGGCACATCCTGAACATGCTGCACTTGAAGAGCAGGCCCAACATCACCCACCCGGTGCCCAAAGCCGCACTTCTGAACGCCTTGAAGAAGCTGCACGTCGGACGAGTGCGGGAAGACGGGAGAGTGGAAATCGAGGAGGACTGGTCCAGCAAGTCAGTCCTGAACGAACCCGAACAAGCGTCGGAGATCATCAGCTTCGCTGAGGCAG GTCCGTCCCAGGATGTCCTGCACTTTCAGATCGCCAAGGAGGAAGAAGGGGACCTTTCCCTGGTGGAGCAGGCCAATATCTGGCTGTACCTGAAGCTCTCCAACAAGTCCAACCGAAGCAGAAGTAAAGTGACTCTGAGACTATCCCAGGAAGGAGAGGGCGGCAAGGCCGTCAGCGAGAAGCAGGTGGACATCAAGAGGAGTGGCTGGCACACGCTACCCGTGTCGAGGACTGTGCAGACGGTGCTGGCCAGTCAGGACCGGTCCCTGATGCTGAAGGTGTCCTGTGACCTGTGTCAGGAAGCTGGCGTCTCCCCGGTGCTGATGGAGCCGGCGGACAAGGAGGAGTCTCACCGGCCCTTCCTGATGCTGCTGGTCCGGGAATCAGCCGCGCACACTCACCGGATCCGCAAGCGGGGTCTGGAGTGCGACGGTAAGGTCAACATCTGCTGCAGGAAACAGTTCTATGTGAATTTCCGAGACATCGGCTGGAGTGACTGGATCATAGCGCCGCCTGGCTACTATGGCAACTACTGCGAGGGCGAGTGTCCCAGTCACATCGCCGGTACCTCGGGCTCGTCCCTCTCCTTCCACTCGGCCGTCATCAACCACTATAGGATCCGAGGTTACAGCCCTTTCAACAACATCAAATCATGTTGTGTCCCCACCAAACTCAGGGCAATGTCTATGCTGTATTACGATGACGGGCACAACATTGTGAAAAAAGACATTCAAAACATGATCGTAGAGGAGTGTGGCTGCTCATAA